A portion of the Cydia strobilella chromosome 5, ilCydStro3.1, whole genome shotgun sequence genome contains these proteins:
- the LOC134741793 gene encoding ferritin-2 heavy chain-like: MQNVLKYSINFFNDSCYYKHQYSKDLEAGVNKQIQTEQQAAHEYLNLSVTFLHPSVSRLGTGGFFMRMYHEELQHMEDLIEYQLYRGGIPTIKALNAPALKDKITLLEAFKHALNMEHCVTELIKTLVSMAEKNKDYHCVNFLTTVFLKEQMNSIHNLSQHVTHIARISEDPDALHQYDKYLQTTYPNKSKSPHCKHHNS; the protein is encoded by the exons ATgcaaaatgtattgaaatattcAATCAACTTCTTTAATGACAGTTGTTACTATAAACACCAGTACAGTAAAGATTTGGAAGCTggtgtaaataaacaaattcagACGGAACAGCAAGCAGCTCATGAGTATTTGAACTTGTCAGTAACATTTTTACACCCAAGTGTCTCTAGACTTGGAACCGGGGGTTTCTTCATGAGAATGTACCATGAAGAGCTTCAGCATATGGAGGATTTAATAGAGTATCAGCTTTATAGAGGAGGCATTCCCACAATTAAGGCATTGAATGCACCTGCACTGAAAGACAAAATTACCCTGCTCGAAGCTTTCAAACATGCATTAAATATGGAACATTGTGTCACAGAG CTAATAAAAACTCTGGTTTCAATGGCAGAAAAGAATAAGGATTATCATTGTGTTAATTTCCTTACAACAGTTTTCCTCAAAGAACAAATGAATTCCATCCATAACTTATCCCAGCATGTGACTCACATTGCCAGAATCAGTGAAGATCCTGATGCGCTACACCAGTATGATAAATATCTTCAAACAACTTATCCTAACAAATCTAAGTCTCCGCActgtaagcatcacaatagttaa
- the LOC134741567 gene encoding THO complex subunit 2, producing the protein MMKSFTKFVSEYCKTWEKSGKEQFIKTVTQSIKDEDKSPLLTKSGKLSGLSENIYDLLLCGLRGALKRDAVLSALQEICALHADIPSIVLDVVCVLDAETCSDIQSEERSNFCYIVRELESFISEKLLKERLEIDTLQDVGTLKNKNFYTKFIKIKTKLYYKQRKFNLFREESEGYAKLIVELNQEVTEETEWKGLLEIIQSLIGCFNLDPNRVLDIILESFEARPHLDSLFISLIKNYMGDPQVVSEVLGFKLGNMEVLDKYEEPPPLMTVIALLLQHQVIALDNIYPWLRPDDTIMAKEADKEFKAVQEYIRKINIVSTKGPQANAPTEFVEDKSDPQDYWGNQKLVLSEALLLVNAWREFAALAARLPGSGVAERPARALAGMLHALVEPLYRKHCRVAPKIMGTPIPPLTSPLAPPACVTFEDMKENVIPALVLLGPSLHYDPILMYKIIRILRTSRSLKEDPLQHEALTVLDAAILPSLTLMEGNCCMAEEVYTLLKLYPYQCRYCLYSRWKNESGEHLPALMRVRGNSLQRIKHIMKRVSKENIKPQGRLIGKLSHAAPQFLFDYMLLQIQSYDNLIGPVVESLKYLTALALDVLGCSLLEALAGGRGARGAAAPPWLQALAAFAGAAFKKHNVELTALLQFVANRLKAHQSQDLLILKEIVQKMAGIEAAEEMTPEQLDAMAGGELLKGEAGYFSQVRNTRRSSARLKEAIVGNNLDISLCILAAQQRHCCVWKDIDEDNSHGEPPGSQLKVVGRLADQCQDALVQLGTFLASSHAPDEYAARLPPLQELLRDYHVDADVAFFLHRPVLAQKIAAKVELLRKSSDSKTTSPEMALERYSVAAKEALEPVVHSVTPLLPLRTWEDISPEFYVTFWSLSMYDLKVPEECYDREIERLRAAAAAAAKDSSQGTKGKKEQERFNTLIDKLQEEQVRQQAHVARVAARLARECGGWFPARAAKSAKNETVTRLMQLCLFPRCVFTPADALFCAEFVHAVHALKTPNFSTLLCYDRLFCDITYSVMSCTEGEAARYALFLCRVLGTAMRWHADKATFHKECAHYPGFVTKYRVSNQFTEANDHVGYENYRHVCHKWHYKITKAMVVCLESGDYVQIRNALIVLIRVLPRFPVLAKLAQIIEKKVEKVREEEKTQRQDLYVLATGYSGQLRNRMPTMMRESEFHQVVQLQPGDKHSAAGAGAGAGAGGGAPAPREEAPKQEPETAPPPMPETDKRESRTSDRRREESDRDKESKREARVTSKERAKEEIKSKERSPRERQHREERYLETVSPPQEHRHVPDDIDRDVKRRKVESSSNGKGKEIEDRERSPEKEKRKTKVRGDERKERKMSRKRDRADESAILEQKRRRDEQKAVLKMGGHQNGAQEDHHYEKYHKREKSPFRDRSHEEPRDKHRRSNESKMRR; encoded by the exons ATGATGAAATCGTTTACTAAGTTTGTATCAGAATATTGTAAAACTTGGGAAAAATCAGGAAAAGAACAATT TATCAAAACTGTGACACAATCTATTAAAGATGAAGACAAGAGTCCATTGTTGACTAAATCTGGGAAGCTATCAGGATTGTCTGAGAACATTTACGATCTGCTGCTTTGCGGTCTGCGAGGGGCGCTAAAAAGAGATGCTGTATTGTCTGCACTCCAAGAAATATGT GCTTTACATGCAGATATACCATCTATAGTACTGGACGTGGTGTGTGTACTAGATGCAGAGACCTGTTCAGACATCCAGAGTGAGGAGCGCTCCAACTTCTGCTATATAGTGCGGGAACTAGAATCATTTATATCTGAAAAACTGTTGAAGGAAAGACTGGAAATTGATACCTTACAGGATGTTGGTACATTGAAGAACAAAAACTTTTACACcaaattcattaaaattaaGACGAAGTTGta ttaCAAACaacgtaaatttaatttattcagaGAAGAGAGTGAAGGATATGCGAAGTTAATTGTAGAGTTAAATCAAGAGGTCACTGAAGAAACAGAATGGAAAGGATTATTAGAAATCATTCAATCACTTATAG GTTGTTTCAATTTGGATCCAAACAGAGTTTTAGACATTATATTAGAGTCTTTTGAGGCTCGTCCCCACCTAGACTCGCTATTCATATCcctaatcaagaactacatggGTGACCCACAAGTTGTATCAGAAGTTTTAGGATTCAAACTTGGCAATATGGAAGTGCTAGATAAATACGAAGAACCACCACCACTCATGACAGTTATAGCACTGTTATTACAACATCAAGTAATAGCTCTGGATAATATCTATCCTTGG TTGCGCCCTGACGATACAATAATGGCCAAAGAAGCAGACAAGGAATTTAAAGCCGTTCAGGAGTACATTCGCAAGATTAACATTGTGTCCACTAAAGGACCGCAGGCCAATGCTCCCACTGAATTTGTCGAAGATAAATCTGATCCACAG GATTACTGGGGCAACCAGAAGCTAGTGCTGAGCGAGGCGCTGCTGCTCGTGAACGCGTGGCGCGAGTTCGCAGCGCTGGCGGCGCGTTTACCAGGCTCGGGGGTCGCCGAGCGGCCCGCGCGCGCGCTCGCCGGCATGCTGCACGCGCTTGTGGAGCCGCTCTACAGGAA acacTGTCGAGTTGCCCCAAAGATCATGGGCACACCCATCCCACCGCTCACGTCTCCGTTGGCCCCTCCCGCGTGCGTCACATTCGAAGACATGAAAGAGAACGTCATCCCTGCATTGGTCCTCTTGGGGCCTTCGCTCCATTATGATCCCATTTTAATGTACAAA ATAATACGTATACTGCGAACATCCCGTTCACTAAAAGAAGATCCATTGCAACATGAAGCCCTCACTGTGCTCGACGCTGCCATATTGCCCTCGCTCACCCTGATGGAAGGCAATTGTTGCATGGCCGAGGAAGTTTACACCCTGCTCAAACTTTATCCATATCAATGCAG ATACTGCCTGTATTCCCGCTGGAAGAACGAATCCGGCGAGCATCTGCCGGCGCTGATGAGGGTGCGGGGCAACTCCCTGCAGCGCATCAAGCACATCATGAAGCGCGTGTCCAAGGAGAACATCAAGCCGCAGGGCCGCCTCATCGGCAAGCTGTCGCACGCGGCCCCGCAGTTCCTCTTCGACTACATGTTGCTACAG ATCCAATCGTACGACAACCTGATCGGGCCGGTGGTGGAGTCGCTGAAGTACCTGACGGCGCTGGCGCTGGACGTGCTGGGCTGCAGCCTGCTGGAGGCGCTGGcgggcggccggggcgcgcgcggcgccgccgcccCGCCGTGGCTGCAGGCGCTGGCCGCCTTCGCCGGCGCCGCCTTCAAGAAGCACAACGTCGAGCTCACGGCGCTCTTGCAGTTCGTGGCCAACCGGCTCAAGGCTCACCAGAG CCAAGACCTGCTTATATTGAAGGAAATAGTGCAAAAGATGGCTGGCATAGAGGCTGCGGAAGAAATGACACCGGAACAATTAGATGCCATGGCTGGAGGTGAACTATTAAAAGGAGAG gcTGGTTACTTCTCTCAAGTGCGCAATACTAGAAGGTCGTCAGCGCGGTTAAAAGAGGCCATAGTTGGAAACAACCTAGACATATCACTCTGCATACTGGCGGCTCAGCAACGCCACTGCTGCGTATGGAAAG ATATCGATGAAGACAATTCTCACGGCGAGCCCCCCGGCTCCCAACTAAAAGTGGTGGGCCGGCTCGCCGACCAGTGCCAGGACGCGCTCGTGCAGCTCGGCACCTTCCTCGCCTCCTCGCACGCCCCCGACGAGTACGCGGCCAGGCTACCGCCGCTACAG GAGCTCCTGCGCGATTACCACGTAGACGCGGACGTGGCGTTTTTCCTCCACCGCCCAGTGTTAGCCCAAAAAATCGCCgctaaagtggaactgctgcgTAAAAGTTCTGACAGCAAGACCACCAGCCCGGAGATGGCGCTAGAGCGGTACAGCGTCGCGGCCAAGGAGGCCCTGGAGCCGGTGGTGCACTCCGTCACTCCCCTCCTGCCTCTCAGGACCTGGGAGGATATATCACCAGAGTTCTACGTTACGTTCTG GTCCCTGTCCATGTACGATCTAAAAGTTCCCGAAGAATGTTACGACAGAGAGATAGAACGATTGAGAGCGGCCGCAGCGGCCGCCGCCAAGGACTCGTCGCAAGGCACGAAGGGCAAGAAGGAGCAGGAGCGGTTCAATACGCTCATAGATAAACTGCAG GAGGAGCAGGTGCGGCAGCAGGCGCACGTGGCGCGCGTGGCGGCGCGGCTGGCGCGCGAGTGCGGCGGCTGGTTCCCGGCGCGCGCCGCCAAGTCCGCCAAGAACGAGACCGTGACGCGCCTCATGCAGCTGTGCCTGTTCCCGCGCTGCGTGTTCACGCCCGCCGACGCGCTCTTCTGCGCCGAGTTCGTGCACGCCGTGCACGCGCTCAAGACGCCCAACTTCTCCACGCTGCTGTGCTACGACCGG TTGTTCTGCGACATCACGTACTCGGTGATGTCGTGCACGGAGGGCGAGGCGGCGCGCTACGCGCTGTTCCTGTGCCGCGTGCTGGGCACGGCCATGCGCTGGCACGCCGACAAGGCCACCTTCCACAAGGAGTGCGCGCACTACCCCGGCTTCGTCACCAAGTACCGCGTCTCCAACCAGTTCACCGAGGCCAACGACCACGTCGGCTACGAGAACTACAG ACACGTGTGCCACAAGTGGCACTACAAGATCACCAAGGCCATGGTGGTGTGCCTGGAGTCGGGCGACTACGTTCAGATCCGCAACGCGCTGATCGTGCTCATCCGGGTGCTGCCCCGGTTCCCCGTGCTCGCTAAACTGGCGCAGATCATCGAGAAGAAAGTTGAGAAA GTGAGAGAAGAGGAGAAGACGCAGAGGCAAGATCTGTACGTGCTGGCGACGGGCTACAGCGGACAACTGCGCAACCGCATGCCCACCATGATGAGGGAGAGCGAGTTCCATCAG GTGGTGCAGCTGCAGCCGGGCGACAAGCACTCGGCGGCGggtgcgggggcgggggcgggggcggggggtgGAGCGCCCGCACCGCGCGAGGAGGCGCCCAAGCAGGAGCCGGAGACCGCGCCGCCGCCCATGCCGG AAACCGATAAACGGGAGTCGCGCACGAGCGACCGGCGCCGAGAGGAGTCCGACCGCGACAAAGAATCCAAACGCGAAGCGCGAGT GACATCTAAAGAAAGAGCAAAAGAAGAGATTAAAAGCAAAGAAAGATCACCGAGAGAACGTCAACACAGA GAGGAGCGGTACCTGGAGACCGTGTCGCCGCCGCAAGAACATCGCCACGTGCCCGATGACATCGATCGAG ATGTGAAACGCCGTAAAGTGGAAAGCAGCAGTAACGGCAAG GGCAAAGAGATAGAGGACCGAGAGAGATCACCCGAGAAGGAAAAGCGAAAGACTAAAGTTAGAGGTGATGAGCGTAAAGAACGTAAGATGAGCCGCAAGCGG GATAGAGCTGATGAATCAGCAATTTTAGAACAGAAAAGACGGCGCGACGAGCAAAAGG CTGTTTTAAAGATGGGAGGTCACCAAAACGGAGCGCAGGAAGATCATCATTACGAGAAATATCATAAACGG
- the LOC134741566 gene encoding small ribosomal subunit protein bS6m, whose amino-acid sequence MPSYELALMLRAMPKPELKTALKRVSHAIFNRGGIIRDIENLGFRAMPYKTSAHGLVHREANYFVFKIDTATQAVADLKEEYSRDVDIVRQRVYKVQTDSDHKCTLETELLPPAYRKEVQKMIEVVKTQVNRFTYKFKYNSGLDYYPFQK is encoded by the coding sequence ATGCCTAGTTACGAATTAGCGCTAATGTTACGCGCCATGCCGAAACCTGAATTGAAAACTGCACTTAAACGTGTCTCACATGCGATATTTAATCGTGGAGGTATCATACGAGATATCGAAAACTTAGGTTTTCGTGCAATGCCGTACAAAACCAGTGCTCACGGTTTAGTTCATCGAGAAGCAAACTATTTCGTGTTCAAAATTGATACAGCGACACAAGCTGTAGCCGATCTGAAGGAAGAATATAGCAGAGATGTCGATATCGTGCGGCAGCGTGTGTATAAGGTTCAAACAGACAGTGATCACAAGTGcaccctggagacagaactgtTGCCACCTGCTTACCGAAAAGAAGTCCAGAAAATGATAGAAGTTGTAAAAACTCAGGTCAACCGTTTTacttacaaatttaaatataattctggcTTGGACTATTATCCGTTCCAAAAGTAA